The region CATGACCCATCACCGCATCGCCCACGAACTCTACAAGCTGAATGTAGACCTCATTCCACGCATTATCGGCGAGATGGCCCACTCCAAGACAGGAATAGATATTCATCCGGGAGCGCAGGTGGGAGAGCATTTCTTTATCGATCACGGTACCGGTACCGTGATCGGCGAGACCTGCATCATCGGCCGCAACGTACGCCTCTATCAGGGCGTGACTCTCGGGGCCAAAAGCTTTCCGCAGGACGATTCCGGCACCCTGATCAAGGGAATCGCCCGTCATCCCATTGTGGAAGATGACGTCATCGTCTACTCCGGGGCCACCATCCTCGGCAGAGTGACCATCGGCAAAGGATCGGTCATCGGCGGTAATGTCTGGGTGACTAAATCAGTGGAGCCGGGAGCACGGCTGCTGCAGCGCTAGGCAGATCCTTAAAACACAAATAAAAAGGGAGATTCGATCTATCGAATCTCCCTTTTTTATACTTTACGTAAAAACAGTTAGTTCAGCAGCATATCCATGACTTCGTCGCCGTTATTCTTGGGCTTCGGCGTCTGAGGCGGGGCTGGAGGCGGAGTCTGCTGTTGCGGTGTTGTTGTGGAAGATTGGCTTGAAGACTGCGAAGAACCGGAAGATCCTTTGCCGGAAAAATAGAAATCACCCACCAGCGAAGAAGATTCCCACGGAACCTGTTTGCGGCTGGTATCTTTAATGACTCCCTGACGGACCTTCTTGAAAAACTGTTCAATGGTCAGGCCCTTGCGGTTCATATTGCTCAGCATATGGGTCACATAAGGGCTGTTGTTGCCGCGTCCGTCAAGGGCTGTCTTGCCCGGTGCGGTAGCAAAAGCGATAAAGGAGCCGGTGGGGGCATCCATCTGGGCCAGACCGCTGCGCATGGAACGAAAACTGCGCTTAAAGGGGTTGTTGCGGCAGGCATCGAGGATTACAATATTCATGCGGTTTCCGGCATCTTCCATTTTGGCCAGCACCTTTCCGGCATCCACAGCTTCATACTGCACGTCCGACTGCCCCTGAATGGACATACCCAGAGGGCAAAGATAATTTATGCCGTTAACCTGCAAACCGTGCCCTGAAAAATAAAACAAACCCACATCATAATTTTTAAGCATGCGCCCGAAATCATCAATGGCTCTACCCATGGTGGAGCGGTCGGCATTCTTTACAACCATCACATCAAACCCCGCTTTTGTTAGCGAACGATTCATGGCTGTAACATCATTAACAGGATTTTTAAGCGCGCCTATTTTCGTATATGCCGAGTTACCGATAAGCAGAGCCAACCGCTTCTGGGCAAGACAATCACTCGCAAAAAGCAGCGTGGTGGAAATGGCCGCCACTAGAAAAAAAGTGAACAGCCCGAATGATACATTATTTTTCATTATAAACCCCCCTTCAAGATATGAATGTCTTTTTTCTTTATACCATAACTTGATGGAAAGAAAAGATGAAAGCACTTCCGAAGAAAAGGGACATAAAAAAGATCCAGAGTGGCTGCAGGAAAAAACAAATCAGGCCGACAATCTTCACCCAGCTGTGGACTCCACCGGTATCGCGCATGATCACCGAGGCCCCGCCCGCCGGAGCGGTTGATTTGATGGCTCCTATTTTGGCGGTACTGTCGCGGTAGTAAAAAAAGTATGCACTCATTCCGTAACCGATCTGAGCGATGAAATTTCCAAAGGGCAGAAAACCGATCAAAAATGTGATCGCCGCCCAAAAATACATCTTACGATACAAAAACCACCAGAACCCGAACAAAAATGCAGGCCAGTGCCACGTAACGGTAAAACCGTCATGCAATTGCTGGAATTTTGCAAAGTTAAAAAGATATTTACCCGCATTGGGGCCTATGTATTCCTGATAATCCTGTGAAGTGATCATTTCCATAATGTTTTATCTCCTGTAACTCTAATGCCGCAGCTTTAAACAATTAGCAATATAGTCATCAAAAACGGACAAGATCTTGCGCGTCTTTTTGACATTCATATAATAATGGACTAACGAAATTTGGTTCCACGCTCCGTACCGGGGGCGGGACACAAATATCAGCACACCCCGGGAATTCGCAAAGAGAATAAAAATGGCAAAAATACAAAAAATTAAAGGCGTTGCAGACCTCTTCCCTGAAGATAGCGCAAGATATGCATTCATGGAGAAGACCGCAAGAGATGTTTTCACTTCTTACGGTTTCGGTGAACTGAGAGTTCCCATTCTGGAAAAAACAGAACTTTTCTGTCGTTCCATCGGTGAGGAAACTGATGTTGTTCAAAAAGAAATGTACACCTTCCCCGACCGTAAGGGCCGCTCCCTGACTATGCGTCCCGAAGCGACCGCCGGGGTTGTCCGCGCATACGTGGAAAACAAGGTCTACCAGCCGGGCAAGGTCAGCAAATTTTTTACCTACGGTCCAATGTTCAGGTACGAAAGACCGCAGGCTGGCCGCATGCGTCAGTTTCATCAGATTGATGCGGAAGTTTTCGGAGCAGCTGAACCTCAGGCCGATGCTGAAGTTTTGCTCATGCTCTCTTCCTTTTTAAGTAGTATCGGTTTGCAAAAACTTTCTTTCGAATTGAATTCCCTTGGTTGTCCTGAATGCCGTCCCAAGTACAATCAGGCCCTGAAGGATTTCTTGACTTCTCTTGACCGGGAACAGCTTTGCGAAGATTGCCAGCGTCGCATGGACACAAATCCTCTGCGAGTACTTGACTGCAAAAGCAAGAATTGCAAAGCCCTTACCGAGAAGGCACCAATTCTTCCGGATCACCTTTGCGGAGAGTGTCGTGATCATTTTGATACCGTCATCGCTCTGATTGACGAGGCTGGACTCCAATATACCCTCAATCCCCGCCTTGTTCGTGGATTGGACTACTACCAGCGAACCGCCTTTGAGGTGACTTCAGGGGAGATTGGAGCGCAGACAGCTGTTGCCGGTGGCGGTCGTTATGACGGGTTGGTGGAATCACTTGGCGGCCCCAAGAAGGTTCCGGCAATCGGTTTTGCCTGCGGAATGGAACGTCTTGCCATGCTTCTGGATGGCGAGTACGAACCGTCCACGGATTTCTATGTGGCTTTGGTAGATGAAAGATCAGCCAAGGATTCACTCATTTTTGCTGAAAAACTCCGCCGCTCCGGTCTTAAAGGAGAAGTGGGATTCGCTGCCAAAAGCATGAAAGCCCAGTTGCGGTATGCTAATAAAATCAACGCGCAGAAATGCTTTATCTTCGGCGCGGACGAATATGAAAACGGAACGGTCACCATTAAGGATATGGCCGAAGACGGGGAGCAGGAAACTGTGAGCCGTACCGAATATTTTAAGTAAGAAATTTCAAATAATATCGGGAGAGACGCAAATGTCTGAACAGATTGAAGAACGCGATTATGACGAATACCGGGTGATTGAGCCTCTTGGCGATTGGACACGGACCCACAACTGCAACCAGATTACAGCTGCAAACCTGGGCGAAAAAGTCCTGATCATGGGCTGGGTTCAGTTTCGCCGTGACCACGGCGGGCTGATTTTTATCGACCTGCGTGACCGCGAAGGCCTCACTCAGGTTGTTTTCAGCCCTGAACACAATGCAGAGGCCCATGAGCGCGCCCACGCTATCCGCTCCGAATACGTGGTCGCCATTAAAGGTGAAGTTCGCGAACGCCCCGAAGGCATGCGCAACACCAACCTGACCACCGGTGAAATCGAGATTGTTGTTGACGAGTGGAAGCTGCTCAACACTTCCGAAACTCCTCCGTTTGCCATTGAAGACCGTAGCGATGCTTCCGAAATGCTGCGTCTCAAATACCGTTTTCTGGACCTGCGCCGCCCTACTCTTGCCAAGAACTTTATTCTGCGCAACAAGGCCGCCCAGTCCGTACGCCGTTACCTCGACAATCTCGGTTTTCTCGAAATCGAGACTCCGGTACTGACCAAGTCCACTCCCGAAGGAGCACGCGACTTCCTCGTACCCAGCCGCATGAATAACGGTGATTTCTATGCCCTGCCGCAGTCCCCTCAGCTTTTCAAACAGATGCTGATGGTTTCCGGCATGGACCGCTATTTCCAGATTGTTAAATGTTTCCGCGATGAAGACCTGCGCGCCGACCGCCAGCCCGAGTTCACCCAGATTGATATCGAAATGAGCTTTGTTAATGAAGAGCAGGTTATGGGCATGGCAGAAGAAATGGTTCGCACCGTCTTCAAAGAGACCATCGAAACTGAGCTTCCCGCTGCTTTCCCCCGCATGACCTACGCAGACGCCATGCGTGATTACGGTTGCGATAAACCGGATGTACGTTTCGACCTCAAACTTCAGGAAGCAACCGAAATCTTCAAGGGTTCCGACTTCAAAGTTTTCGCCAGCTCCGAACTGATCAAAATCCTGCGCGTACCGAATGGAGCCGAACTTTCCCGCAAGGAAATCGACGAATATACCAAATTCGTTGAAATATACGGTTCCAAAGGTCTTGCATGGATCAAGGTTAAGGAAAACGGCGACTGGCAGTCACCCATCGTTAAATTCTTCTCTGAAGAAGAATGCGCCAAACTGCGCGAGCTCACCAACTGCCAGCCCGGCGACATTCTCTTCTTCCAGGCTGGAGCAGCTGATATCGTCAACGCCGCTCTCGCTGCCCTGCGCATCAAAATCGGTGAACGTTTTGAACTCATCGACGAGTCCAAATTCGCCCCGCTCTGGATCACCGACTTTCCGCTGCTTGAGTACAACCCCGAAGAAAAACGCTATGTCGCCCGTCACCATCCCTTTACCTCACCGCAGGAAGGACAGATTGACGAACTGAGTGACAAGCCCGCAGACGCACTTGCCCGCGCATACGACCTCGTAATGAACGGCTATGAAGTAGGCGGCGGGTCCATCCGTATTCATACCCCGGAAATGCAGGAAAAGATGTTTGCTGCACTTGGTATCGATGAAGAAGAAGCCCGCGCCAAATTCGGCTTCCTCATGGATGCACTTCAGTTCGGCGCACCGCCGCATGGTGGTATTGCTTTTGGTCTGGACAGACTTATTATGATTCTGTGCGGCGCGAAATCCATCAGGGACGTAATCGCTTTCCCCAAAACACAGAAAGCAACCTGCCTGATGACTGAAGCACCCGCAGGTGTTTCCGCTACCCAGCTCCGTGAGCTCGGTATCCGCCTTAGAGAAAAGAAAGAAGCGTAAGAATGTTTCCGGCGGCTTAACCCCTTGCGAAAGGGTTTAAGAATCCCAAAAATTTTTAATAATTTTTTTGGGTAGCTTGGAGAGCAGTGCTTACTTGAGATAAAAAAATAGCTTTACGCTAACGATGGCGAAGCCCTGAAAAAAGTTTTAGGAGAGTCCAGAGAACCCTTTTTTAAAAGGGTTCTCTGGTCCCCGAAGGGCCGCCGGAGGCATAAATATGAAATTAGATATTTTAGCTTATCCTGAAGAGTCTTTGAAAGAAGTCTGTTCCAGAGTTGAAGAAGTAACTCCTGAGCTTAAGGAACAGATCGATAACATGATTGAGACCATGTATGCTGACGACGGCGTGGGCCTTGCTGCTCCGCAGGTCGGTCTTCAGAAGCGCCTGATCGTAATTGACCCTTCCGGTCCCAAAGAACGCACAGAACTGCAGGTCATCATCAACCCTGAAATCGTTGAAAAAAGCAGTCAGAAGGTGGATTCCGAGGAAGCCTGCCTTTCCTGCCCCGGTTTCAAATGCGTAATCAAACGCCACGAAGCAGTAACTGTTACCGGGACCGATCTTGAAGGTAATGACTTACGCATTGAAGCTGACGAATTTCTGGCCATAGTGCTGCAGCATGAAATTGATCATCTGGACGGAACTCTTATTGTCGACCGTGTTGGCCGCCTGAAACGTGCAATGTACGATAAGAAGGTAAAAAAATGGCAGAAAAGCGCTGGAAAATAGTTTTCATGGGAACACCGGACTTTGCGTCCACCATTCTCGAATATCTCGTGGAATGGGACGGCTGCGAAGTCATTGCCGCTTATAGCCAGCCGGACCGCAAATGCGGGCGCGGGCAGAAGGTACGTTGTTCCGCTGTCAAAGAAGTCGCTTTAAAGCATGACATCCCGGTATACCAGCCCTTGAATTTCAAGGATGAGAAAGATGTTGAAGAACTGCGTTCTCTTGAGCCCGATTTTCTGGTTGTTGCGGCCTACGGGCTGATCCTGCCGCAAGCGGTGCTGGACATTCCTGCGGTTATGCCCATCAACGTGCATGCTTCTCTGCTGCCCAAATATCGCGGTGCTGCCCCCATTCACAGGTCAGTTGCAAACGGTGATCACGCCACCGGCATAACCATCATGAAAATGGAAGCCGGCCTTGATACCGGCCCCATACTGCTGCAACAGGCGCTCGGGATTGCATGGGATGATTTTACCGGTAAAATTCACGATGAGCTGGCTGCCATGGGCGGCCCTCTGGTCATGGAAACATTGCTGCGCTACCGGGATGGTCGTTTGTCCATAATTCCTCAGGACGACTCCATTGCCACTTACGCAGAAAAGCTGAGCAAGGAAGAGGGACTGATCGACTGGAACTTACCGGTTGAAGACGTTCATAATAAAATCAGAGGCATGTATCCATGGCCCGGTGCTTATTACTTCTGGACTCCAGAGGGCAAAGAGCCTCTCCGTCTTGTGCTCCGACCCGGTAAACCCGGTGATGAAGAAGTCGGTGACAATGCCCCCGGAACCATCGTCGACGAATATGACGGTATGCTCGGCATCGCCTGCAAAGATAAAATTTACCTCGCATCCAAGGTGAAGCCCGCCGGAAAGAAAGAAATGGACGGCAAGGCCTTCATGTGCGGCTATATGAATAAATGCTAGGAATGCCTTCGGCTACCCTGCCGAGAGCATTAAACCCCTTTAGAAAAAAGGTTCTCTGGTCCCCGAAGGGCCGCCGGAGGCAAGCTGTAAAGAAAAGCGCGAAGCGCATCTAATTATGAGTTTATAAATGAGTGTAGAAAAAGATAACAAAAAGCGTCTGTTCATCGGTCTGATCACCGGGACCTGTATGCTTCTCTGTGCTTTCCTGGGGCTGCTCTGGTACGTACCTTATGCAGGGCTGGATTCTTTCGGCACGTGGGCAACTATCAGCTGGGGATTGTTCATTTTCGCGCTCATTGTTCTGGTGGGCTGGGCCTACGCCGGACTGCTGGCTAATGTAGTGCTGCACCGGACTTTTCCCTTTTCGCATAAAGCAAGGGGACTAAGCGTAAAACTTTTCCTGCCCCTGATGACCATTCTGGGCCGTATTTTCGGACTTTCCAAGCGCAAGATCAGAGGATCTTTTATCAAGGTCAACAATGAGCTGGTTCTTTCCGAGGTCGGCCGCTTTGATCCTGAAAAAATCATGATCCTGACTCCGCATTGCCTGCAGGCCAGCCGTTGTGACATGCGCCTGACTTACGATATTGATAACTGCAAACGTTGCGGCCTGTGTACAATCAAAGGCCTTCTTGAACTGCGCGACAAATACGGAGTCCACTTCCACGTGGCAACCGGGGGAACCATTGCCCGCCGTCTGGTTGTGCAGAACCGTCCGCGCATGATCATCGCCATTGCCTGTGAACGCGACCTAGCCAGCGGCATTCAAGATACCTATCCGCTTCCAGTTTACGGTGTGCTCAACGAACGTCCTAACGGACCCTGCCTTGATACGCAGGTTTCACTCATTGATGTGGAAAATGCTTTGCGCCGCTTTCTCAAGGAAGACAAACTTCCTGAAGATGCGGATAAAAATGTAGGTTTGACTCCTCTTACCGGGCTATAAGCCGGGACACCAACAAATGAAGAAAAATTCTTTACCCGGACCTCGGGGAGTTGCCTTTGAATGCGTTACCCGCGCCCTTGACGGGGGAGCGGATGCACAAGCGGTTTTAGACAATGCCCTCACCAACGCAGGTCTTGACGGTCGTGACCGTGGATTTGTTACTGAAATCCTGTACGGCTACCTGCGCATGCGCATAAGATTACAATCTGTCCTGAATTGTTTTCTTTCCCGTCCGGACGGCTTGCCCCAGCCCATTTTGCGGGTTCTGGGTATGGCCGCATATGAAATCCTGCATATGGATGTTCCGGCCTATGCTTCCGTGGATTGGGGTGTGGATTCCGCAAAACGTCTTTCCCGGGGTAAACTCGGAGGACTGGCGAACGCCGTACTGCGCAAAGTAGCCCGACTGGCCGAAGACGGTGCTGATGAAGATTTTTTCCGCCGCCGCTGCGACTCGGATATAGAATTTCTTTCCGCTTATTACTCCTGCCCGGAATGGATTGTTGAACTCTGGGTGGACAGCTATGGTCGCGATAAGGCCGAACTGTATCTCGAAGCTCAAATTTGTGCTCCGGCAGCAGGATTTGTGCTCGATACACAAGACAAAAAAGCCAAAGCAGCGGCCATCCAGTTATTGGAAGAGGAAGATTATATCGCCTCGGACGGACAGGCTTTCGCCTTTTATTCCGGCTACTGGCCTGAAGCTTTTAAAGGCTTGAAAGATTCTGTGAACCGTCAGAGCTACGCAGCACGCGAAGCACTGGCCGTGCTTACCCCTACAGATTGGCCTACTCCAGTCTGGGATGGATGTTCCGGGCGCGGCGGGAAATCGCGTTTCCTGCATTCAAAAAAGATTTCACCCATTATTGCAAGCGACCCCCACGCCAGAAGACTTGCGGCTTTAAAAAAAGGAACTCCTTCAGTGTCTGCTTTCCGTGCCTCGGCAATCAACCCGCCACTGGCAAAAGCCTCCATCGGAACCGCTCTGCTGGATGTACCCTGCTCTGGACTGGGTGTTCTTTCCCGCAGGCCGGATACCAAGTTCAAGCGTACTCCTGAAGACCTGGATTCACTGGTCCGTTTACAGGCGCGCATTCTGGACAACAGCTGGGAAACAATCCGCAAAGGCGGTCAATTGGCATACATCACCTGCACCCTCAATCCAGATGAGAACGAACGCCAGATCGCGTCCTTCCTGAAACGGCATAAAGACGCCGCCCCACTCAAAGAGTGGACGACACCACCGGACTCGGAACTGCGTGAATTCTTTTATTCTGCATTAATTGAAAAGAAATAAAATAAGAAAATCCCCTTTCATCATCAGATGGAAGGGGATTTAAAATTTATTGAGATTGGCACGTCTACGAGACCTGATCAGGATGATGCTTTTTTAGGAACTCAAGAAATTTTGAGGCTTCCACATGCTCGTGATTTAGATCAAGGGCTTTTTTCAAATGAGCGGAGCATTTATCGAGCACTCCTTTTTCAAAATAAGCACGGGCGATATTATAATGAAGATTCTCATCGTTAGCAGTCATTTCCAAAGCCCGGTCATAATAATCAATGGCCTGATCCTGCATTCCTGTCTTGCGTAAGTTAATACCGAATTCATTGAAAAGATGCTTATGTTCTGTCTGAAATGCGGCATCAAGCTTAACCAGTCTGTTAAATATATCGTTAGCTTTATTGGATTCCCCGCGTTCCATATATGTCAATCCCAGACCGAAATTAGCTTTTACGTTATCCTCATCCACGCCAAGCGCGTTCTGAAATTCAAACTCAGCACTGTAAGTCGCCCCGGCCTGCCTTGCTTTCTCCCCACGCTCAATAGTTGTATTGAGCTCCTGCATCTTGGGATAAACAGTGGAAACATAAAACTCAGGTTCTGGAGAATACTTTGAAAGGAATTCTTCCATGGGAACAGTTGATTTCGGTCCAGACGGTACATAATCTGTATTCAAAGCCTGAACTTCGACACTCTCCGGTGTAAGTTCTTCTGCCATCCAGTACATCTTGCTGATAGTCCGCCGCACTGTAGTGCCGGTCCCTATCTTCTGGACATTCTGACTGGAGAATACACCCTTTATTTTTTGCTTTCCCGTACTTTGTTCCGCAGAGGCCATTTGAGAATCCTTATTTGGTTTCCTTAAAATTTTGCAAACTATAGATAAAATTCAGTAAAAATGCCACTGGCAAAAGAGCCTAAAACATAAAAAACGCAAAAAATTAATTTTACAACTAAAATAACTTAGTTGTTAATTTTGCTCTTCATTTTTCTTTAACTAACCTATAGTGTTACGCTTCCTGAGTAGGTAGTTGGAAATATGCTTATGTAAGCTTGCGCAGATGACAAACGCGCGGCATTAATGTAAGTACTCATTCTTTAACTATTTTGTTGTATTTATCAAAAGCCGAATAAAGGCCTTAGACCAGTAGAGGGAACTATGAGCAAAGCAAAAGTAGGACAGCGGATTAAATCATTCAGGGAGAAACAGGAAATCAGCCTTAAAGAATTTTCCAAGCGCACCGGCCTCGGAGAAGATTTCCTTAAAGCAGTTGAAGAAAAAGAAAAATACCCATCCCTAGGTCCTCTACTTAAAATTGCCAGAGCTCTCGGTGTCAGGCTTGGAACATTTCTTGACGATCAGGTCAGCAAAGATCCGCTTATTGTTAAACTTGGAGAACGTGAAGAAGAATTCTCCATGCATTCCGATAAAGAAAATACTGCTTCCATGAAATACTTCTCACTTGCCAAAGGCAAGAGCGACCGCCACATGGAACCGTTTTTCATTGAAATACAGCCTGAGGATGATACGCCCAAAATGACATCCCACGAAGGCGAAGAGTTCATCATCGTTGTTTCCGGTAAGCTGAAAGTGGCTTACGGCAAGGAAGAAAGCGTGCTGGAAGCAGGCGACAGTGTTTATTTCAATTCCGTGGTCCCGCACTACGTAGCTGCTGAAGGCAACGAGAAGTGTGACATTTACGCGGTTCTTTATTTCCCGGAATAAGGGAGGATCTTCATGAACCAATCACACCTCAGAGACCTGACTCTCGGAGCACTGCTGGATGAGGCGGTAGAGAAATGGCCCGAACAGGAGGCCGTTGTCTACGTGGACCGCGATTTTCGTCTGACCTACCGCGAATTCGGTGAACTGGTGGATGACCTTGCCATGGGACTGATGGCCCTCGGCATTGAAAAAGGCGAAAAGGTTGCCGTCTGGGCGACCAATGTTCCTTACTGGGTCGCCCTGCAATTCGCTACCGCCAAGATCGGGGCCGTGATGCTGACCGTAAACACAGCCTATCGAAGCACTGAACTGGACTACCTGCTCAAGCAGTCGGAGTGCGAAAACCTGGTCCTTATCGACGGTTTCCGGGAGATCGACTATCTCCAGACTATTTACGACCTTGTCCCCGAGCTTAAAACTCAGGAACGCGGTTATCTCAAGAGTGAAACTTATCCGAATCTAAAAAGGGTTTTCTTCCTCGGACAGGAAAAACACCGCGGCATGTACTCCATGGCCGAAGTGATCAACCTCTCCGCCGTAACCACAGAAGAAGATTACGTAGAGCGTCAGGCTACCCTTGACCCGCACGATGTTGTCAATATGCAGTACACTTCAGGAACCACCGGATTCCCGAAAGGCGTACAGTTGACTCATTACAACATCAGCAACAACGGATTCTGGATCGGTGAGAATCAGGGGTTCAAACCGGGTGACCGTCTTTGCCTGCCTGTGCCCCTTTTCCACTGCTTCGGATGCGTGCTCGGCGTGATGGCAGCAGTAAACCACGGCACCACCATGGTTATCCTTGAAGGATTCGATCCTCTGCTGGTTATGGCCTCCATTGATCAGGAAAAGTGTACCGCCGTTTATGGTGTACCGACCATGTTCATAGCCATCCTTGAGCACAAGCTTTTTGAAAAATTTAATTATTCTTCATTACGCACCGGAATTATGGCCGGGTCGCCATGTCCGATTGAGGTAATGAAAAAAGTCATGGACAAAATGAACATGACCGACATAACCATTTGCTACGGGCTTACCGAAGCTTCCCCGGTTATGACCCAGACCCGTATAACTGACAGCCTGCAGCGCCGTACCGAGTCCGTCGGACAGGCCATGCCTGAAATTGAAGTCGCTATCATCCATCCTGAAACGGGTGAGGTGTGCGCTCCTGGCGTAACAGGTGAAATCTGCTGCCGCGGCTACAACGTTATGAAGGGCTACTACAACAATCCCGAAGCCACCAATTCCGCCATTGACGTAGACGGATGGCTACATTCCGGTGACCTCGGAACCATGGATGAAGAAGGATACGTAGATGTAACAGGTCGCCTCAAGGATATGATTATCCGTGGCGGTGAAAACATTTATCCCCGTGAGATAGAAGAATTTCTTTACACAATGGAAGGGATTCTCGATGTACAGGTTGCCGGTGTGCCCAGCAAGAAATACGGCGAGCAAGTCGGCGCATTCATCATCCTCAGGGATGGCGTGGAAATGACCCAGCAGGATATCATCGATTACTGCCGGGGTAAGATTTCCCGCTACAAAATTCCAAAATACGTTACTTTCCTTGACGCTTACCCTATGACCGCAAGCGGCAAGATTCAAAAATACAAACTGCGGGACATGGCTGCCGAGCTTTATCCCGACGCATAATTTAAAGGCCTCCGGCGGACATGCCGGGGGCTTTAAACCCTTTTACGAAAGGGTTTAAGAGTCCCAAAACCTTTTGTCT is a window of Maridesulfovibrio sp. DNA encoding:
- a CDS encoding AMP-binding protein — translated: MNQSHLRDLTLGALLDEAVEKWPEQEAVVYVDRDFRLTYREFGELVDDLAMGLMALGIEKGEKVAVWATNVPYWVALQFATAKIGAVMLTVNTAYRSTELDYLLKQSECENLVLIDGFREIDYLQTIYDLVPELKTQERGYLKSETYPNLKRVFFLGQEKHRGMYSMAEVINLSAVTTEEDYVERQATLDPHDVVNMQYTSGTTGFPKGVQLTHYNISNNGFWIGENQGFKPGDRLCLPVPLFHCFGCVLGVMAAVNHGTTMVILEGFDPLLVMASIDQEKCTAVYGVPTMFIAILEHKLFEKFNYSSLRTGIMAGSPCPIEVMKKVMDKMNMTDITICYGLTEASPVMTQTRITDSLQRRTESVGQAMPEIEVAIIHPETGEVCAPGVTGEICCRGYNVMKGYYNNPEATNSAIDVDGWLHSGDLGTMDEEGYVDVTGRLKDMIIRGGENIYPREIEEFLYTMEGILDVQVAGVPSKKYGEQVGAFIILRDGVEMTQQDIIDYCRGKISRYKIPKYVTFLDAYPMTASGKIQKYKLRDMAAELYPDA
- a CDS encoding cupin domain-containing protein, whose translation is MSKAKVGQRIKSFREKQEISLKEFSKRTGLGEDFLKAVEEKEKYPSLGPLLKIARALGVRLGTFLDDQVSKDPLIVKLGEREEEFSMHSDKENTASMKYFSLAKGKSDRHMEPFFIEIQPEDDTPKMTSHEGEEFIIVVSGKLKVAYGKEESVLEAGDSVYFNSVVPHYVAAEGNEKCDIYAVLYFPE